One part of the Bdellovibrio bacteriovorus genome encodes these proteins:
- the kdsB gene encoding 3-deoxy-manno-octulosonate cytidylyltransferase: MKIVGVIPARFGSTRFPGKPLVNLKGRPLIQWTVEGAKKSKLLSEVIVATDHEGIKAAAEAVGVKVVMTDSDLPTGSDRIHAAIKDVSCDVVVNIQGDEPLVTGELIDRLAQVFVDDPKMDMATLAHPISAEELQSMNSVKVVTNCRDEALYFSRYPMPYSRLSAQEAGSMDGCLKHIGMYAYSKNFLKQFCEAPPALIEKAESLEQLRALYLGAKIKVIRVKEASIGVDTPEDLARLEKLLSSQGM, encoded by the coding sequence ATGAAAATTGTCGGTGTGATTCCCGCTCGTTTTGGCTCTACACGCTTCCCCGGAAAACCTCTGGTGAACTTGAAAGGCCGCCCCCTGATTCAGTGGACGGTTGAAGGAGCCAAGAAGTCCAAACTTCTGAGCGAGGTGATTGTCGCCACCGACCACGAAGGCATCAAAGCCGCCGCCGAAGCTGTCGGCGTTAAAGTCGTCATGACAGACAGCGATCTTCCCACCGGAAGTGACCGAATTCATGCTGCCATTAAAGATGTATCCTGTGATGTTGTTGTGAACATTCAGGGTGATGAACCGCTGGTGACTGGCGAGCTGATTGACCGTTTGGCTCAGGTGTTTGTCGATGATCCGAAAATGGACATGGCCACGCTGGCGCATCCGATCAGTGCGGAAGAACTGCAATCCATGAACTCGGTCAAAGTCGTCACGAATTGCCGGGATGAAGCCTTGTATTTCAGCCGTTATCCAATGCCTTATTCCCGTCTGTCGGCCCAAGAGGCCGGCAGCATGGATGGCTGTCTGAAACACATCGGCATGTATGCCTATTCCAAGAATTTTTTGAAACAGTTCTGCGAAGCTCCTCCGGCCCTCATTGAAAAAGCCGAGAGTCTGGAGCAGCTGCGCGCTCTGTATTTAGGTGCAAAAATCAAAGTAATCAGAGTCAAGGAAGCCAGTATCGGGGTGGATACTCCCGAAGATCTGGCGCGACTCGAAAAACTCTTAAGCTCACAGGGGATGTAA
- the eno gene encoding phosphopyruvate hydratase, with product MSEIISVISREILDSRGNPTVEVEVTTADGNTGRAAVPSGASTGAHEACELRDGDKNRFLGKGVYKAVDNVREKIAPEIVGLQATEQVYIDKILRDIDGTENKSNLGANAILGVSLAVAKAAAQDCRLPLYRYVGGSQASRLPVPLMNVLNGGAHANNGLDIQEFMIVPTVNNSYAESLRAGTEIFHTLKKILAKKGLSTAVGDEGGFAPKLGSNQEALDLLMNAIVDAGYDPGQNVFLALDVAATEMFKEGKYEWQGGHISPTELLGIYKSWAEKYPLVSIEDGFAEDDWDSWVQSTAQMGSTMQLIGDDLFVTNPKRLRMGLEKKAGNALLVKVNQIGTLTETYEAVNLAQRNKFRTIMSHRSGETEDVTIADLAVGLNCHQIKTGSLCRGERTAKYNQLLRIEEDLGGMGLYWDKAAFR from the coding sequence ATGTCTGAAATCATCAGTGTCATCTCTCGTGAAATCCTGGACAGCCGTGGAAACCCGACTGTAGAGGTTGAAGTTACAACGGCTGACGGCAACACCGGCCGCGCAGCAGTTCCATCTGGTGCCTCCACTGGCGCGCACGAAGCTTGCGAGCTTCGCGATGGCGACAAAAACCGTTTCCTGGGTAAAGGCGTTTACAAAGCTGTCGACAATGTTCGCGAAAAAATCGCTCCAGAGATCGTGGGCCTTCAGGCAACTGAGCAGGTTTACATCGACAAAATTCTGCGCGACATCGACGGCACTGAAAACAAATCCAATCTGGGCGCGAATGCAATCCTGGGTGTGTCTTTGGCAGTTGCAAAAGCAGCGGCGCAAGACTGCCGTTTGCCTTTGTATCGTTACGTTGGTGGTTCCCAGGCTTCTCGCTTACCGGTTCCATTGATGAACGTTCTCAACGGGGGCGCGCACGCGAACAACGGTTTGGACATTCAGGAATTCATGATCGTTCCAACTGTGAACAACTCTTACGCTGAGTCCCTGCGTGCAGGTACTGAGATCTTCCACACTTTGAAAAAGATCCTGGCGAAAAAAGGTCTTTCCACAGCCGTAGGTGACGAAGGTGGCTTTGCTCCGAAATTGGGCTCCAATCAGGAAGCTCTTGATTTGCTGATGAACGCCATCGTGGACGCGGGTTACGATCCAGGTCAGAACGTGTTCCTGGCGTTGGACGTGGCTGCAACTGAAATGTTCAAAGAAGGCAAATACGAATGGCAGGGTGGTCACATCAGCCCGACCGAACTTCTTGGCATCTACAAATCCTGGGCAGAGAAATATCCTCTGGTTTCCATCGAAGACGGCTTCGCGGAAGACGACTGGGATTCCTGGGTTCAGTCCACAGCTCAAATGGGCTCGACGATGCAGTTGATCGGTGACGATTTGTTCGTGACCAATCCAAAACGTCTGCGCATGGGTCTTGAGAAAAAAGCGGGTAATGCTTTGTTGGTGAAAGTAAACCAAATCGGTACTTTGACTGAGACTTACGAAGCTGTGAACCTGGCTCAACGTAATAAATTCCGCACAATCATGTCCCACCGCTCTGGTGAAACTGAAGATGTGACGATCGCAGATCTGGCTGTAGGCTTGAACTGTCATCAGATCAAAACAGGCAGCTTGTGCCGTGGTGAAAGAACGGCGAAGTACAACCAGCTTCTTCGTATCGAAGAAGACTTGGGTGGTATGGGCCTATACTGGGACAAAGCCGCCTTCCGATAG
- a CDS encoding sigma 54-interacting transcriptional regulator, whose translation MSQAFLKTMDENPKTLSLQEFVTLGKDSQCQIQVQGEQIAERHARIEKKDQSYLIRDLRTPQGTYVNDARVMEAFLQEGDIIRLGDQEFLFLTEQEVTTPFPIKSRNEVWNEELQTLSNVAKTEFPVLILGPSGTGKDVIAQALHENSLRDKGPFVSVNCSALSETLIESELFGHVKGSFTGAINDRKGAFEAARGGTLFLDEIGDLSYSLQAKLLRALENNEIRPVGADRNVRTDVRIIAATHQNLSEKIREGLFRSDLYFRLNVVSVAPPALALRMEDFEELLYTFARKMRVRFSFGAIARMKKHPWPGNIRELKNLVSRAAALYPRIHITENHVEKLLDKTLLEKSEERVSNDMPVIKEIEKQMIIKRLQANKGNQRRTAQDLGMPKSTLHDRLKYYDIDITSFKV comes from the coding sequence ATGTCACAAGCTTTTTTGAAAACAATGGACGAAAACCCCAAAACCCTGTCTTTGCAGGAATTCGTAACCCTGGGCAAAGACTCTCAGTGCCAGATTCAAGTCCAAGGCGAACAGATCGCCGAACGCCACGCCCGCATCGAAAAGAAAGATCAGTCATATTTGATCCGCGACCTGCGCACCCCACAGGGCACCTACGTGAATGACGCCCGCGTGATGGAGGCCTTTCTTCAGGAAGGCGACATCATCCGTCTGGGAGACCAGGAATTCCTGTTCCTGACTGAGCAGGAAGTCACAACCCCCTTCCCGATCAAAAGCCGCAATGAAGTCTGGAATGAAGAACTCCAGACACTTTCCAATGTCGCCAAAACCGAATTCCCCGTCTTGATCCTGGGCCCTTCCGGAACCGGCAAGGATGTCATTGCCCAGGCCCTGCACGAAAACAGCCTGCGCGACAAGGGCCCGTTTGTCAGTGTGAACTGCAGTGCCCTCAGCGAAACCCTGATTGAAAGTGAACTGTTCGGCCACGTGAAAGGCAGCTTCACCGGTGCCATCAATGACCGCAAAGGAGCCTTCGAGGCCGCTCGGGGCGGCACGCTGTTCCTGGATGAAATCGGTGATCTTTCCTACAGCCTGCAGGCGAAACTGCTGCGCGCTTTGGAAAACAACGAAATCCGTCCTGTGGGTGCCGATCGCAATGTGCGCACCGATGTTCGTATCATCGCCGCCACCCACCAGAACCTGTCAGAAAAAATCCGTGAAGGCCTGTTCCGTTCGGATCTGTATTTCCGTTTGAATGTCGTCTCCGTTGCCCCGCCCGCTTTGGCCTTGCGCATGGAGGATTTTGAGGAGCTGCTTTACACATTTGCCCGTAAAATGCGTGTGCGTTTTTCTTTTGGCGCCATCGCCCGTATGAAAAAGCATCCATGGCCGGGAAACATTCGTGAACTGAAAAATCTGGTCAGCCGGGCGGCCGCGCTTTACCCGCGCATTCACATCACTGAAAACCATGTCGAAAAACTGCTGGATAAAACTCTTTTGGAAAAATCCGAAGAGCGTGTCAGCAACGACATGCCGGTGATTAAGGAAATCGAAAAACAGATGATCATCAAACGCCTGCAGGCGAACAAAGGAAATCAACGAAGAACAGCGCAGGATTTGGGAATGCCGAAAAGCACCCTGCATGACCGCTTGAAATACTATGACATCGATATCACGAGCTTTAAGGTTTAA
- a CDS encoding flagellar basal body-associated FliL family protein — MAEQENTTKVEEEIKDGAPEGEAEDLMSLESLDSALAEADPEFAQSLNEIGPDEAGGALIYEEGIELEYTLAEEEKLWQSATGFRKKLFKVLPFLPRISYKVKMKRTMMRLSFRKFKEQLRHRIVNAGPLLLAWAKRTAQGLKAGLGEFMATFKSFSLLKKLALVGLLVVTAGAGVVLYRLATKGLIPQREDLFIHSMADWASQKYQYDPKTEVESFYDSTRAAQNVFLMQRMVVNLRRSAESGTNPMGAFEFYVEGAASDVVVEIKDREAEVEDLFLRTIEEMTFDQAASGEGKQELCERLRKEVNKILTKGYVRRIFIKTAIVKP, encoded by the coding sequence TTGGCTGAACAGGAAAACACGACCAAGGTAGAGGAAGAGATCAAGGACGGCGCTCCGGAAGGGGAAGCTGAAGACTTGATGTCCCTTGAGTCCTTGGACTCTGCGCTGGCGGAAGCAGACCCCGAGTTTGCTCAATCGCTGAATGAAATCGGTCCCGATGAAGCCGGTGGTGCCCTGATTTATGAAGAAGGCATTGAACTGGAATACACCCTCGCGGAAGAAGAAAAGCTGTGGCAGTCCGCAACCGGTTTCCGCAAAAAGCTGTTCAAGGTTCTGCCTTTCCTTCCGCGCATTTCCTACAAAGTAAAAATGAAGCGCACGATGATGCGCTTAAGCTTCAGAAAATTCAAAGAACAGCTTCGTCATCGCATTGTGAATGCGGGCCCTCTATTGCTGGCGTGGGCAAAAAGAACCGCTCAAGGGTTGAAAGCGGGCCTTGGCGAATTCATGGCGACCTTCAAATCTTTCTCGTTGCTAAAAAAGCTGGCGTTGGTGGGTTTGCTGGTGGTCACGGCCGGGGCCGGTGTTGTCCTGTATCGTCTGGCCACGAAGGGGCTGATCCCCCAGCGCGAGGATCTGTTCATTCATTCCATGGCCGACTGGGCATCGCAAAAGTATCAGTACGATCCGAAAACTGAAGTGGAATCCTTCTATGATTCCACCCGCGCGGCTCAGAACGTGTTCCTGATGCAAAGAATGGTCGTGAATCTGCGCCGTTCCGCTGAATCCGGGACCAACCCCATGGGTGCTTTTGAGTTCTATGTGGAAGGCGCGGCCTCTGATGTCGTTGTCGAAATCAAAGACCGCGAAGCGGAAGTGGAAGACTTGTTCCTGAGAACGATCGAAGAGATGACTTTCGATCAGGCAGCCTCAGGGGAGGGTAAACAGGAGCTTTGCGAACGTCTGCGCAAAGAGGTGAACAAGATCCTGACCAAAGGTTATGTGCGCCGGATCTTTATCAAAACCGCGATCGTTAAACCTTAA
- the polA gene encoding DNA polymerase I — protein MKKIYLIDVSAMFFRAFYAIRSLSSPSGVPVNAVYGFLSMMIKLLKEEKPEYLVFCYDRKEPSFRKTMYDGYKAHRTEMPDELAQQIPYIKRLADLLGVPAFEVESFEADDIIGTLTKWSRRNGMEVFIVSGDKDFGQLIEDGVTLYDTMKGVRYNAEGVFEKWGVRPDQFIDYLAIVGDASDNVPGVKGVGEKGAIKLLEQFKHVEDIYENIDKVESKSVREKLIASKDNALLSKKLVTISCDVPMPDDLEAYKLKPFKADELRAFLHELNFKSFEKSLFGTVDTTPTASTPEAPAGPLIKTAVPSAPLSIADDVAPTVVIAKEERQFTEKSMTTRELADFLAEHQSLWGFSDMRGVFIGTESQIIQVPDHEYLGKLTDTFQVQWHGYDLKFFWHKIGAKTPVAAWDSQLAAYVLKAGDTSDFAKIYTRFMADVLPDLASPSQLYNAQLNFATTLKSQLQTVQGEKVYQELDLPLARVLLSMERLGVRIDKDLLAKQSEELAKDIAEIEKQIHEAAGESFNVGSPKQLGVILFEKLGLPAGKKTKTGYSTDEEVLLGLEHRIAKLVLQWREMSKLKSTYVDALPTMIDPKDERVHTSFNQALTTTGRLSSTQPNLQNIPIRTARGQQVRKAFIAAPRMKLLSVDYSQIELRILAHISEDPNLCKAFAEDLDIHAATAAEVFGVPLKDVTAEHRRSAKAVNFGIAYGQGAFGLAENLGISRTEAKDIIDRYFNRFKNVREYIDGTVKTAHEKGYVETLFGRRRYIDELQSKNMALKKFGERAAINAPIQGTASDLVKKAMIEVFEKVPVRMLLQVHDELIFEDFEENLQKHSPQLVSIMENVMKLRVPLKVNYAIGNNWDEAH, from the coding sequence ATGAAGAAAATCTACCTTATTGACGTCAGTGCCATGTTCTTTCGCGCTTTCTACGCGATTCGTTCGCTGTCGTCTCCAAGCGGAGTTCCGGTCAACGCCGTTTACGGCTTCCTTTCCATGATGATCAAACTTCTGAAAGAGGAAAAACCCGAGTATCTGGTTTTCTGCTATGACCGCAAAGAACCCTCTTTCCGAAAAACCATGTACGATGGCTACAAAGCTCACCGTACCGAGATGCCGGACGAACTGGCCCAACAAATCCCTTATATCAAAAGACTGGCGGACCTGCTGGGAGTTCCCGCATTTGAAGTCGAATCCTTCGAGGCCGATGACATCATCGGGACATTGACTAAATGGAGCCGTCGCAATGGCATGGAAGTGTTCATTGTCAGCGGCGATAAAGACTTCGGCCAGCTGATCGAAGACGGCGTCACGTTGTACGACACGATGAAGGGTGTTCGCTACAACGCCGAAGGTGTCTTTGAAAAGTGGGGTGTGCGCCCGGATCAGTTTATCGACTATCTGGCGATTGTGGGGGATGCTTCGGACAACGTTCCGGGCGTAAAGGGTGTCGGGGAAAAAGGCGCTATCAAGCTTTTGGAGCAGTTCAAACACGTCGAAGACATCTATGAAAACATCGACAAAGTTGAAAGCAAAAGCGTTCGTGAAAAGCTGATTGCCTCCAAAGACAATGCACTACTGTCCAAAAAGCTGGTGACTATTTCCTGTGACGTGCCGATGCCGGATGACCTTGAGGCCTACAAACTGAAGCCGTTCAAAGCGGACGAACTGCGTGCCTTCCTGCATGAGCTGAATTTTAAATCCTTCGAAAAAAGTCTTTTTGGAACTGTAGACACGACTCCGACGGCGTCGACACCTGAGGCTCCGGCTGGTCCGTTGATCAAGACGGCGGTCCCCTCCGCGCCATTGAGTATTGCTGATGATGTTGCGCCAACCGTCGTGATTGCCAAAGAAGAGCGTCAGTTCACTGAAAAAAGCATGACAACCCGCGAGCTGGCAGACTTCCTGGCGGAACACCAAAGCCTTTGGGGCTTTAGCGACATGCGTGGAGTCTTCATCGGAACTGAGTCCCAGATCATCCAGGTCCCTGATCACGAATATCTGGGGAAGTTGACCGACACTTTCCAAGTTCAATGGCATGGCTATGACCTGAAGTTCTTCTGGCACAAGATCGGAGCGAAAACTCCGGTGGCGGCCTGGGATTCCCAGTTGGCGGCTTACGTGCTGAAAGCCGGTGACACCTCCGATTTTGCCAAGATCTACACTCGCTTTATGGCCGATGTGTTGCCGGATCTGGCTTCACCATCGCAGCTGTACAATGCTCAATTGAATTTTGCCACAACCCTGAAATCCCAGTTGCAGACCGTGCAGGGTGAAAAGGTTTATCAGGAACTGGATCTTCCATTGGCCCGTGTGCTTTTGTCCATGGAGCGTCTGGGGGTTCGCATCGACAAGGATCTTTTGGCCAAACAAAGTGAAGAGCTGGCGAAAGACATCGCCGAAATCGAAAAACAAATCCACGAAGCGGCAGGGGAGTCCTTTAACGTCGGAAGCCCGAAACAGCTGGGCGTGATCCTGTTTGAAAAACTGGGCCTGCCTGCCGGGAAAAAAACAAAAACCGGCTATTCCACAGACGAAGAAGTGTTGTTGGGTCTGGAGCATCGGATTGCAAAACTGGTTTTGCAATGGCGTGAAATGTCCAAGCTGAAGTCCACTTACGTCGATGCCTTGCCTACCATGATTGATCCTAAAGACGAGCGTGTGCACACGAGCTTTAATCAGGCCCTGACCACCACGGGCCGACTTTCCAGCACGCAGCCGAATTTGCAGAATATTCCAATTCGTACTGCGCGCGGCCAGCAGGTGCGCAAGGCGTTCATCGCGGCTCCGCGCATGAAGCTTTTGTCGGTGGACTATTCCCAGATTGAACTGCGCATCCTGGCGCATATTTCCGAAGACCCGAACTTGTGCAAAGCCTTTGCTGAAGACCTCGACATTCATGCGGCCACCGCAGCGGAAGTGTTCGGGGTGCCTTTGAAAGATGTGACTGCTGAACACCGTCGTTCTGCCAAAGCCGTGAACTTTGGTATTGCTTACGGGCAGGGGGCTTTCGGTCTGGCGGAAAACCTGGGTATTTCGCGCACGGAAGCCAAGGATATTATCGATCGCTATTTCAACCGCTTTAAAAACGTGCGCGAATATATTGATGGCACGGTAAAAACAGCCCACGAAAAAGGTTATGTCGAAACATTGTTTGGTCGCCGCCGTTACATCGACGAGCTTCAATCCAAGAACATGGCATTGAAAAAGTTCGGCGAGCGCGCCGCGATCAATGCCCCGATTCAGGGAACGGCCAGTGACCTGGTGAAAAAGGCAATGATTGAGGTCTTTGAAAAAGTGCCCGTGCGCATGTTGCTGCAGGTGCACGATGAATTGATCTTTGAGGATTTTGAGGAGAATCTGCAGAAACATTCCCCTCAGTTGGTTTCCATCATGGAAAATGTGATGAAACTAAGAGTGCCGTTGAAGGTCAACTATGCGATCGGGAACAACTGGGACGAAGCTCACTAG
- a CDS encoding helix-turn-helix domain-containing protein — translation MLDNNQQLDWNKESLRDLRLRLGWSRSDLARRLHCSIGDIEAWEEGRRSVESSIRGDLEIILRQAEACSDEVKYTPAAENELDKNALEQIDFTRVKAELK, via the coding sequence ATGCTAGATAATAATCAGCAGCTTGATTGGAATAAAGAATCTCTCCGTGACCTCCGCCTGCGTTTGGGCTGGAGCCGATCCGATCTTGCCCGTCGTTTGCATTGTTCAATTGGTGACATCGAAGCTTGGGAAGAAGGACGCCGTTCCGTTGAGTCCTCCATCCGTGGCGATCTGGAGATCATTCTTCGTCAGGCGGAAGCTTGCAGCGATGAAGTCAAATACACTCCGGCTGCGGAAAACGAGCTGGATAAAAATGCCCTGGAACAAATCGATTTCACTCGCGTGAAAGCCGAATTGAAATAG
- a CDS encoding septum formation initiator family protein: MSYTQFAVGLRRFLNSPTKVALVCLLIFSVSIVLNGNAFRLWGLHRDFERISFEIQQTRQNIAALSGQLKQAKDPSFIERQARDKLDLAGEHDLVFVFPEQ; this comes from the coding sequence ATGTCTTACACACAGTTTGCAGTTGGTTTACGTCGATTTCTGAACAGTCCCACGAAGGTGGCGCTGGTTTGTTTGCTGATTTTCTCCGTTTCCATCGTTCTTAATGGAAACGCCTTCCGTCTGTGGGGTTTGCACCGTGATTTCGAAAGAATCTCTTTTGAGATCCAGCAGACGCGTCAGAACATTGCGGCTTTGTCCGGTCAGCTTAAGCAGGCTAAGGATCCTTCATTTATTGAGCGCCAGGCTCGCGATAAATTGGATCTGGCGGGCGAACACGATCTCGTCTTTGTATTCCCAGAGCAATAG
- a CDS encoding ankyrin repeat domain-containing protein: MRTWADYLKTAQTEDPVFDAVRQNDYNQVMTYLKNLGNPDLKNHKGHSLLMLAAYNGHLSLVSLLISCRADVNSRDNSGNTILMGVAFKGHDKVARQLLRAGADLNARNPKGQTALSFAEAFGRDDLVRLFNELQSEPPAQGSRFWRRLQALSQFFIPARG; encoded by the coding sequence ATGAGAACGTGGGCAGACTATCTAAAAACAGCACAAACCGAAGATCCGGTTTTCGATGCTGTTCGCCAAAACGACTACAATCAAGTTATGACTTATCTGAAGAATCTGGGGAATCCCGATCTGAAAAATCACAAGGGTCATTCCCTGCTGATGCTCGCCGCCTATAACGGCCACCTTTCCCTGGTCAGCCTGCTGATCTCTTGTCGAGCGGATGTCAATTCGCGTGACAACAGTGGCAATACCATATTGATGGGCGTGGCTTTTAAAGGTCACGACAAGGTCGCCCGCCAGTTGTTACGAGCCGGTGCAGACCTGAACGCACGAAATCCGAAAGGACAGACCGCCCTGAGTTTTGCCGAGGCCTTTGGCCGCGATGACCTAGTACGCCTGTTCAATGAGCTTCAATCCGAACCCCCTGCCCAAGGATCACGCTTCTGGCGCCGTCTGCAGGCTTTATCCCAATTCTTCATCCCCGCACGAGGTTAA
- a CDS encoding catalase, which translates to MKKTLTTSAGIPVSENQHSLTSGPRGPVALQDYHLIEKLAHFNRERIPERVVHAKGSGAYGTFTVTHDITRFTKAAIFSKIGKKTEAFLRFSTVAGEKGSADTERDPRGFALKFYTEEGNWDIVGNNTPVFFERDPLKFPDFIHSQKRDPQTGYKNPVRMWDYWSKAPEALHQITILFSDRGIPDGYRFMNGYGSHTFSFINDKNERVWVKFHFKSMQGIKNLSVAKATELAGSDPDYAGRDLFEAIERKEFPRWALKVQIMTERQAEQFRFDPFDLTKVWPHSEFPLMDVGILELNRNPENYFAEVEQAAFSPSNVPPGVGFSPDKMLQGRLFAYPDAQRYRLGVNYQYLPVNRPHSEVNSYHRDGSMRFDGNGGRQDNYEPNGFGGPAQNESFKEPALSLSGTLDRHDSHKDNDDFTQAGNLYRMLSEEEKDRLTTNIAGTMKTISEYLQTKNIEHFKRCDPDYGGRIAAKLGLD; encoded by the coding sequence ATGAAAAAGACACTAACAACATCCGCAGGTATTCCCGTTTCTGAAAATCAGCACAGCCTCACTTCCGGCCCCCGCGGACCGGTGGCTTTGCAGGACTATCACCTGATTGAAAAACTGGCGCACTTCAACCGCGAGCGCATCCCCGAGCGCGTGGTTCACGCCAAAGGCTCTGGCGCCTATGGTACCTTCACCGTCACCCATGACATCACCCGCTTCACGAAAGCGGCGATCTTTTCAAAGATCGGCAAAAAAACGGAAGCTTTCCTGCGCTTTTCCACGGTGGCTGGTGAAAAGGGTTCTGCCGACACCGAACGCGACCCCCGTGGCTTTGCCTTGAAGTTCTATACCGAAGAAGGCAACTGGGACATTGTCGGCAACAACACGCCCGTGTTCTTTGAACGTGATCCTTTGAAGTTCCCCGACTTTATCCACTCGCAAAAGCGCGATCCGCAGACGGGATACAAAAACCCGGTACGCATGTGGGATTACTGGTCAAAAGCTCCCGAGGCCCTGCACCAGATCACGATCCTATTCAGTGATCGTGGCATCCCGGATGGATATCGTTTTATGAATGGATACGGCAGCCACACATTCAGCTTTATCAACGACAAGAATGAACGTGTGTGGGTGAAGTTCCATTTCAAATCCATGCAAGGAATCAAAAACCTTTCTGTCGCCAAAGCAACCGAGCTGGCGGGATCTGATCCGGATTATGCCGGTCGCGATCTATTCGAGGCGATTGAAAGAAAAGAATTCCCGCGCTGGGCGCTGAAGGTGCAGATCATGACCGAACGTCAGGCCGAACAATTCCGCTTTGATCCGTTTGACCTTACCAAGGTGTGGCCGCACAGCGAGTTCCCGTTGATGGATGTGGGGATTCTTGAACTGAACAGAAATCCGGAAAACTACTTTGCTGAAGTCGAACAAGCCGCCTTTTCACCAAGCAACGTCCCGCCGGGCGTAGGCTTTTCACCGGACAAGATGCTGCAAGGACGCCTATTCGCCTATCCGGATGCACAACGCTATCGCCTGGGTGTGAACTATCAGTACCTGCCCGTGAATCGCCCGCATTCGGAAGTAAACAGCTATCACCGCGACGGCAGCATGAGGTTCGACGGCAACGGCGGAAGACAGGACAACTACGAACCCAATGGCTTTGGCGGGCCCGCACAGAACGAAAGCTTCAAAGAGCCTGCCCTGAGCTTATCAGGCACGCTGGATCGCCATGATTCCCATAAGGACAATGACGACTTCACGCAAGCCGGAAACTTGTATCGAATGCTCAGTGAAGAAGAAAAAGACAGATTAACCACAAACATCGCAGGCACGATGAAAACCATTTCAGAGTACCTGCAGACCAAAAACATAGAACACTTCAAAAGATGCGACCCGGATTATGGCGGCCGCATCGCCGCCAAATTGGGATTAGACTAA
- a CDS encoding cupin domain-containing protein, whose amino-acid sequence MEINRLADRSFRQLTSSKTGEEFSLSSVISGALGVQGLFISHEILGPGKASSAPHFHNATDEVVFVTKGCVVAKEGSEELTLLVGDSACFKAQSGLPHFISNQSSEVAEFVLIRCRLEQSDVVYG is encoded by the coding sequence ATGGAAATAAATAGATTAGCCGATAGAAGTTTTCGTCAGTTGACGTCGTCGAAGACGGGTGAGGAGTTTTCCTTGTCGTCGGTGATTTCAGGTGCTTTGGGGGTTCAGGGGCTTTTTATTTCTCATGAGATATTGGGGCCTGGGAAGGCTTCATCGGCGCCTCACTTTCATAACGCCACGGATGAAGTGGTTTTCGTTACCAAAGGCTGTGTCGTTGCTAAGGAAGGTTCCGAAGAGCTGACCTTGCTGGTCGGTGACAGTGCTTGCTTTAAGGCACAAAGTGGGTTGCCACATTTTATTTCTAATCAATCCAGTGAGGTGGCCGAGTTCGTTCTGATTCGTTGTCGTCTTGAGCAATCCGATGTCGTTTATGGTTAA
- the yihA gene encoding ribosome biogenesis GTP-binding protein YihA/YsxC, with protein sequence MPKTIQFIKSAVLEKDFPVHKKAEVAIAGRSNAGKSSFINALTKNKIAKVSSTPGKTRLLNFFELDQSYVMVDMPGYGFAARSGDEMREWHRMIETYLMNREQLRGLLLVMDIRRSWTEDEELLKEFSERRGFPLAVVLTKADKMSRSQMLQAVAKVKKASGLSAVFGVSSLKKEGQDAVEDYIYENWVKE encoded by the coding sequence ATGCCAAAGACGATTCAATTTATCAAAAGCGCCGTTCTGGAAAAGGACTTCCCTGTACACAAGAAAGCTGAAGTAGCCATTGCCGGCCGCTCCAATGCCGGAAAGTCGTCTTTCATCAATGCCCTGACCAAAAACAAGATTGCGAAAGTCAGCTCCACACCGGGGAAAACCCGTTTGCTCAATTTCTTTGAGCTGGATCAATCCTATGTGATGGTGGATATGCCGGGTTACGGCTTTGCCGCACGTTCCGGTGATGAAATGCGTGAATGGCACCGCATGATTGAAACTTATCTGATGAATCGTGAACAGCTTCGTGGACTGTTGCTGGTGATGGACATCCGTCGCTCCTGGACCGAAGACGAAGAGCTTTTGAAAGAGTTCTCTGAACGTCGTGGCTTCCCGCTGGCCGTGGTGCTGACCAAAGCCGACAAAATGTCGCGCAGTCAGATGCTGCAAGCGGTGGCGAAAGTGAAGAAGGCCTCGGGCCTCAGTGCCGTGTTTGGTGTGTCCTCTCTGAAAAAAGAAGGACAGGACGCGGTTGAAGACTACATCTATGAAAACTGGGTAAAAGAATGA